A stretch of Lathyrus oleraceus cultivar Zhongwan6 chromosome 6, CAAS_Psat_ZW6_1.0, whole genome shotgun sequence DNA encodes these proteins:
- the LOC127096508 gene encoding uncharacterized protein LOC127096508, with protein sequence MSQHQTTSDSKTTKSTRKVSAPSMDIRDDEILDVVPLSVIPCEALDLNHPIDASSSTCPNQGNISSIPYVSTHATNSKEDIHHTDHVIRNLVTRILNEGHFVKGVSTPLSKMYPFLEVEQHSEKNDDSSSSEKDMVAEGLCSLGQTVYGKGKSVASKTANAFHSEKHDDANDVIDLEDDRSDDQEDNLLHHLKPSVAKRMETQKGRSVAKLMSARKTKKTAGIGPSKSWSKVEVKKRKVREDYESEEDVEEDVPGISPVKKTTVRKFPGKVDDVHLDNISFHLEDGAIKWKFVNQRMVVVERELGKDVVKVKEVMDLIKAAGLLKTMAGFSQCYEGLVKEFIVNIPEDITDKNNKEFCKVFVRGKCITFSPTVINNFLGRRVEGEGELEATNNEVCREITTM encoded by the coding sequence atgtcacaacatcaaactACTTCTGATTCAAAAACTACTAAGTCTACTCGCAAGGTTAGCGCTCCTTCCATGGACATTCGCGATGATGAGATTCTGGATGTGGTTCCTCTATCAGTTATTCCCTGCGAGGCCCTTGATTTAAACCATCCCATAGATGCCTCATCTTCTACATGCCCAAATCAAGGTAACATCTCTAGTATCCCTTATGTCTCAACTCATGCCACTAACTCTAAGGAAGATATACACCACACTGATCACGTCATAAGAAACTtagtcactagaatccttaatgaaggacattttgTTAAGGGAGTCTCTACTCCCCTATCTAAAATGTACCCCTTTCTTGAGGTTGAACAACATAGTGAGAAGAATGACGATTCCTCCAGTTCTGAGAAGGACATGGTTGCTGAAGGTTTATGCTCCCTAGGGCAAACTGTGTATGGTAAAGGAAAATCTGTGGCATCTAAAACTGCCAATGCTTTCCACTCTGAGAAGCACgatgatgcaaatgatgtgattgacctagaggatgataggtcTGATGATCAAGAGGATAATTTACTTCATCACCTAAAGCCAAGTGTGGCTAAACGTATGGAGACTCAAAAAGGAAGATCTGTGGCTAAACTTATGTCAGCGAGAAAAACTAAGAAGACTGCTGGTATTggtccctccaaatcttggagcaaggttgaagtgaagaagaggaaggttagAGAAGACTATGAGTCTGAAgaggatgttgaggaagatgtccctgGCATCTCCCCTGTGAAGAAAACCACTGTGAGGAAGTTCCCTGGTAAAGTTGATGATGTGCATCTGGAtaatatctctttccatcttgaggATGGAGCTATCAAATGGAAATTTGTGAATCAAAGAATGGTGGTTGTGGAAAGGGAGTTAGGAAAGGATGTTGTTAAAgtcaaggaggtcatggacctgataaAGGCTGCTGGATTGTTGAAGACTATGGCTGGATTCTCTCAGTGCTATGAGGGTTTagttaaggaattcattgtcaacatTCCTGAGGATATTACTGATAAGAACAACAAGGAATTTTGCAAAGTGTTTGTGAGAGGTAAGTGTATCACATTCTCTCCCACTGTTATTAACAATTTTCTGGGAAGAAGAGTTGAGGGTGAAGGTGAATTGGAAGCTACAAACAATGAGGTATGTAGAGAAATTACAACAATGTAG